The genomic segment aatatgTGATGTGAAGCCTTGTCGCGAAGCCTCGTTGCTTTTTTCCACATCACGCTTCCCTAAACACTGCTTCTTACATTGTTGCACATCACTACAATTACCAATAAGATGTTTATGGCAAAAAGCTCCGCCATTAAACGTCAAGCCACAAAAAATACATGTAACTTTGTTCCTATTGGTCTCCATTGCCGTTTTACCATATCTTTAAGCCGGATCAGACATTTAGAATTGCAGTAAATAAAGCATaagaaacaaatcaaacaaaagtctcaaaaaaaaaaaagaaatagcagtagaaaatagagggaaaaaaattaaggaaaacaaagaaaaagaacaaggaagaagaaggagaaaaatagagcatcagaaaaaaaaaaaaaagagcaaaacaataaagaaggaggaggaagagcaaaagtgaaaaaaagaaaaaaaaaagaacagaaaCAAAGCAGCAAAACaaagaaggaagaagaaaaattaacttAATAGAGCAAGAGCAGTAGCGATGTCGCAACgtcaatgaagaagaagagaagtcATAGTTGTTGCTTCAGTGATGTCGCTAACCCTAAAAATTCATACTATTGATGTCGCATCTCTTTCTAACTTCAAAAATTAACCcgactatttttttctaatttaaaaacAAACctacaaaaaacaacaaaatgcGAGCACATTGGGTCACATCTTGCTTCGGGTCGCATCATGCAACAGAGGGTTATGCACCCAATTCAGTCAGATTGCATCACATCAATGACTCAAAGCATCACAGCCTCGCATCACATCGGCGCATTATGCACTGAATACACCAAAAGTAAAAGGTCActaaatagttcatttttattctttGGAAGGGAATGCTCTTGTTCTCAAAACATCTCTGATTTCTCTCCCTCCATGTTGTCCACCAAATGCAGGCAGGGACAACCTTCCATCTCTCCTTGTGTCCTGACTCCTAACTGGTTTCCATCTCTATTCCAACGCGCTAGAACTTCTACAGTATTCCTTGGCATGGTCCATCTACTACCCCTCAGGTTAATGAACCACTACTATAGTTCCTCAGTCACTTCCATAGTTCCTCAGTCACTTTTcaatgcaaaagaaagatggtttatCGTCTTTTTTAGATTCACCAAAAAAAGAACATTTGGAGTTATGAGGTACCATCCCTGTCCAGTACATCTTCCAAGGACACTAATATTGCTTTATATAGTTATTAAATGATAAGTTTAACAAAGGGCAACCCGAgtactaaagctcccgctatgtgcgGAGTCCTACGAAGGGTCAGACCATAAGATTCTATttctattgtacgcagccttaccttgcatttctgctagaggttgtttccacggcttgaacccgtgacctccggATCAAATGACAAcaattttaccagttactccaaggctccacTTCTTATTAACTATTAATTATAAGTTTATTATtagaacaacaacataccagtgtattcatacaaagtgaggtctgagaaggataaagtgtacgcagtccataccattacctcagatgaactagagaggttgtttccgatgaACCCCcagctcaggacagataacattATAAccacaacaaaacataaaaataaacaataaaattggATAACACACCActacataataaaagaaataagctATCAAcagagtaatactataaactatctattcgagaTCACAAACATCCTCAAAACACCACGCACATAAAACTATACGAAACTATATGCACAGATACAAACAACGTACTCCTCCCTATTACTATGGAcgcactcctacccactaaccatctaccctaattcgcatcctccacacctttcaatcaagggtcatgtcctccgtaagctgtaatcactccatgtcatgcctaatcacctaagcctacctctaccccacctaaaaccatccatagctagcctctcacacctccataCCGGAGGATCCATGcccttcctcatcacatgcccaaaccatcgcaaCCTCACTCCCCGCATCTTGTCTTCCGccgaagtcactcccaccttctcacgaataacctcatttctaatcttaTCTCTCCTactaagtccacacatccatctcaacaGCCTCATCTCCatcaccttcaacttttagatgtgggagttcttaactggccaacactctgctccatacaacatagccagtcggactgccactctgtagagcTTACCTTTAAACTTAGGAGACACattttatcacacaagactcctaaagcgagcctccacttcaaccactCTGCACCAATACGGGTCAAGTTAAATGGAACAGAGGGACTACATAATAACTAAACTACATAAGAGGTGGATCCTCTCTTAGTGTGATGTCACAAGTCTCTCCCCAAGGGTTAAAATATCCCTCTGCtttgaaaaattagctaaatacacccttcgtcatactttggggccaaatttaccctcgtcgtcattttggggccaaatttaccTCGTTgtcattttggggccaaatttacccttctattttgaaaaattggctaaatattcccttcgtcatactttgaggCTTAATTTACACTCGATTTCATACTTTGGGGgcatatttaaaaacccaaatcaacgttaaattgccacttttaaaaataaatcacacCCTAATCTAATTCTCCCGATCTGAACcacaaaaaatacacaaacaaatatacccctCTCTCAGTTCTGTTGGTCGAATTTTTCCAacgaacaaaaatatttttctttcaacgTGCAATACTGGTAGTTTGTTTACAATTGAAGAAAATGTAAAACGAAATAATATAATGTAGAAGCATGGAACTACAAAAAATGTCTATTACAAATTCTGCTCTTGTTCgattatgttcaaattttaaaatttgatatgtaATTCCATGTGTAACTAGATTCTAGAATGAGTGAGTAAATTTTCTGAGCAAACGACTTGATGAAAAAATTGTATAGATCTAAATTGCATataaagatatatgaatgaagagaCGTCACGATTGGCACATAGGAAGAACCCTCAACTCAATCATCCAGAGAAATATCCAATGGGCCTAATCTATTGCATCTGATCATcaagtgtcatttttcatgagctcTGCACTGATGCAGATTCATAATTCAGAGAGGGATATATTTCTTTGTGTTTGCACTAATGCAGATCAAATTTTCATGAGCTACGTACTATAAATATCCAGTGGCTTAATCTCGTTGGAAAAATTTGCCCAACAAAACTGAAGGGAGTATCTTTATTTGTGCCTTTTTTGTGGCTCGAGTCAGATGGACGGGTTACattaagttgtattttatttttaaaaagtggggCATTTAACGTTGATCGAGCTTTGCTATTGAGAAAGGGTACatatgaaaagtttcttaataatGAGGGTAAATTTGATCCCAAAGTATCACatcaagggtaaatttgaccccaaagtatgatgaagagtatatttagccaattattcaaagtagaggggtaaatttggcCCTTAAGTATGAAGAGGGTAAATTTGatcccaaagtatgacgaagggtatatttagccaattttcaaagtagaggggtaaataTGACCCTTAATGATGAAATCAACTTGGTGCTAGCAAAACTtgcaaaagagagagaaaacctcccaaaaaataaagaaagaagataCCTGCAAGAGAATATCTCCCAGCTTATTCCTTACAATTCCTGTACCAAGGATTGCACCAAGGAAATCACCATGAGAACAAGGTTGAAATGAAAAATTCCCTGAAATACTGGAAAAAGGATCCTTTTTCACACTGATAAAGAGGAATTTGTGATTGTTTGATTTAAACAGCATATATAACTGAACAAATGACCGGAGGACCTACCTCAAAGCTGCAACATTGTCTGGATCACTTGTTAATGCCTCTGGGTGTCCAACTGAGAGCCGGCATCTTTCGGCCTATGTAAGGAGACAGTAAATATAAACTCAAGCAGCTTTATTGCTCAAACAAGTTTTATAGAACAAACTGAGCCCAACCTCTGGGTATCCTCCTTGTGCCACTACTTTTAGGTCAGCTAACTTTTCTAAGACTAGCATTGACTCTTTTAAGACAGGTGGAGTCAGAAAATCAGTATGTGAAACTTCTCGTCTTAATGATGCCCGTTTCGCCTGAGAAGTACATAAGTGATGATAAGTTTAGATTAAGACTTAGGAAAATAATTTGGCTCTATTTCTGCAACAGGGGCCAAAGAGGAAAAAAACAGACAAGACTTTTCAAATGCTAATTGAGAGGAAAGTGATCGGTCTGGTAGATGTATATGTACCAGTTCAATGATACATTTCACATCTTCAATGGTGTTCTTGTTTCCCACTCCTTTCAGTAAAATATCAGCATCACCCTTAATAGCCTGTGGTAGGCTGCATATTCCAAAAGCTGTTTTGAAACAGGTCCAATAACATGTGGGTCATCAGCTATTAAAGTTCATAAATAAAAGTAGAATGTTTAGGTCGATAGATATTCCCAAGGACTTTTCTGATCCTGCACAACTTACTCAACTTACTCTGATGCAAGAAATCAGCAAATTTATCCAAATAGCCCTTAAACTATTACACATTGTTTCATGTGATCTTTATGAGGAAGTTGAGGCAGATAAATATATGGCTAAAAGAAAAGGTgaccaaaataggaaaaaaaaaaaaggttgccCGGTGCATTAAGCTCCCGCTGATCCGGGGAAGGGCTCGACCACAAGGATATATTGTACGcagcctcaccttacatttctacAAGGAGCTGTTTGTAAGGCTTGAACCCATGGCCTCCTGGTCACATGGaggcaactttaccagttactccaaggctccccttcaaaatGTGATCAAAATAGTACTTAATATTTCCACTTTGTAGTATTTGGTAATTATAATTTCAAGGTGACTCAAATTTTCCTTATACTAGTCAGCAAGTGACTGAATTGGCCCAACCAGTAACACGCCCAAAGAGCTTTCAGCGTATTGATCTTGTGAAATAAATATGAACGGCCAAACAACATGTGGTTGTTCGTAAAATGCAACTGTTTCGTTCTAACCTTGATTATACCTCAGGCACCTGTCATCTTGTGGAACTACAAGTTAGAGACTAGGTGCTATTCAGAACAAATCAGCACCATGGCATGCACAGTTCAGTTCTGCAGAAATCAATCGAGCGTTCACCTTTGCACAGGTAGCTTGCACTGAAATTTCAGCGTTTCAACAAAAGGTATAATTGATGAGGACAGCTAATAGGAAGATTGAATCTGATGGTCTTCGCTGACACTACACTTGTTGATATGTTC from the Capsicum annuum cultivar UCD-10X-F1 chromosome 9, UCD10Xv1.1, whole genome shotgun sequence genome contains:
- the LOC107842392 gene encoding putative RNA-binding protein YlmH isoform X2 gives rise to the protein MCAVRVTAMVATGFAAQSILRGAIPSFLSTRPTSLILPTPLHTSAFGICSLPQAIKGDADILLKGVGNKNTIEDVKCIIELAKRASLRREVSHTDFLTPPVLKESMLVLEKLADLKVVAQGGYPEAERCRLSVGHPEALTSDPDNVAALSISGNFSFQPCSHGDFLGAILGTGIVRNKLGDILLQGEKGAHVLVVPELSDFLVSAVDKVGNVSVSCKKIPLLSLEYEPPRTKTLKSIEASLRLDAVASAGFKVSRTKMASLIRLEK